One Chaetodon trifascialis isolate fChaTrf1 chromosome 21, fChaTrf1.hap1, whole genome shotgun sequence genomic window carries:
- the ppm1bb gene encoding protein phosphatase 1bb isoform X2: MGAFLDKPKTEKHSAHGEGNGLRYGLSSMQGWRVEMEDAHTAVVGLPHGLADWSFFAVYDGHAGSRVANYCSGHLLEHILSGGADFSSGPCSVEGVKDGIRSGFLNIDEYMRSFSDLRQGLDRSGSTAVCVLLSPTHLYFINCGDSRAVLSRDTKVGFSTQDHKPCNPREKERIQNAGGSVMIQRVNGSLAVSRALGDYDYKCVDGKGPTEQLVSPEPEVCVLERAAEDEFVVLACDGIWDVMSNEELCEFVRSRLLVCDDLEKVCNSVVDTCLHKGSRDNMSVVLVCLPGAPKVSEEAVKKEEELDKYLETRVEELLGNCGEAGVPDLVSVLRSIATENIPNLPPGGGLASKRSVIEAVYNKLNPHREEEGSAGELEDPW, translated from the exons ATGGGTGCATTCCTGGACAAGCCGAAGACGGAGAAGCATAGTGCGCATGGTGAAGGTAATGGACTGCGCTACGGCCTGAGCTCCATGCAGGGCTGGCGGGTGGAGATGGAGGACGCTCACACAGCTGTGGTGGGCCTCCCCCACGGACTCGCCGACTGGTCCTTCTTTGCTGTCTACGATGGCCACGCGGGCTCCCGGGTGGCCAACTACTGCTCCGGCCACTTGCTGGAACACATCTTGTCAGGAGGGGCCGACTTCAGTTCAGGACCCTGCTCCGTGGAAGGCGTGAAAGATGGAATCCGCTCGGGCTTCCTGAACATTGACGAGTACATGCGCAGCTTCTCGGACCTGCGGCAGGGCCTGGACCGCAGCGGATCAACGGCCGTGTGCGTGTTGCTCAGCCCGACCCACCTCTACTTCATTAACTGCGGCGACTCGCGGGCCGTGCTGAGTCGAGACACCAAGGTGGGCTTCTCCACACAGGACCACAAGCCCTGCAACCCCCGCGAAAAGGAGCGCATCCAGAACGCTGGCGGCTCGGTCATGATCCAGAGGGTAAACGGCTCCCTGGCTGTGTCCCGGGCCCTGGGGGACTACGACTACAAATGTGTGGATGGTAAGGGCCCCACGGAGCAGCTGGTGAGCCCCGAGCCCGAGGTGTGCGTGTTGGAGCGGGCGGCCGAAGACGAGTTCGTGGTGCTGGCGTGCGATGGAATCTGGGATGTCATGTCCAATGAGGAGCTGTGTGAGTTTGTCCGCTCACGACTCCTCGTGTGTGACGACCTGGAGAAAGTCTGTAACTCAGTGGTGGACACCTGTCTGCATAAg GGGAGCAGGGACAACATGAGTGTGGTGCTGGTGTGTTTACCTGGAGCTCCCAAGGTCTCAGAGGAGGCtgtgaagaaagaagaggaattGGATAAATACCTGGAGACGCGTGTTGAGG agctgctgggaAACTGTGGGGAGGCTGGAGTCCCTGACCTGGTGTCTGTCCTGAGGAGCATTGCCACAGAGAACATCCCCAACCTTCCACCTGGAGGAGGCCTGGCCAGCAA acgGAGCGTGATCGAGGCCGTGTACAACAAGCTGAACCctcacagagaagaggaaggg AGTGCCGGCGAGCTGGAAGACCCCTGGTAG
- the ppm1bb gene encoding protein phosphatase 1bb isoform X1, which yields MGAFLDKPKTEKHSAHGEGNGLRYGLSSMQGWRVEMEDAHTAVVGLPHGLADWSFFAVYDGHAGSRVANYCSGHLLEHILSGGADFSSGPCSVEGVKDGIRSGFLNIDEYMRSFSDLRQGLDRSGSTAVCVLLSPTHLYFINCGDSRAVLSRDTKVGFSTQDHKPCNPREKERIQNAGGSVMIQRVNGSLAVSRALGDYDYKCVDGKGPTEQLVSPEPEVCVLERAAEDEFVVLACDGIWDVMSNEELCEFVRSRLLVCDDLEKVCNSVVDTCLHKGSRDNMSVVLVCLPGAPKVSEEAVKKEEELDKYLETRVEELLGNCGEAGVPDLVSVLRSIATENIPNLPPGGGLASKRSVIEAVYNKLNPHREEEGACAGGEEEESEEGGGSAAAHLLEALRQFRLHHRGQYRTVLEESLAAYHLRGESAAKGAGEGRRTHDDDSYGQEQPASPPSPPSPPPSPATAEPEASQDAPAPESDPSSD from the exons ATGGGTGCATTCCTGGACAAGCCGAAGACGGAGAAGCATAGTGCGCATGGTGAAGGTAATGGACTGCGCTACGGCCTGAGCTCCATGCAGGGCTGGCGGGTGGAGATGGAGGACGCTCACACAGCTGTGGTGGGCCTCCCCCACGGACTCGCCGACTGGTCCTTCTTTGCTGTCTACGATGGCCACGCGGGCTCCCGGGTGGCCAACTACTGCTCCGGCCACTTGCTGGAACACATCTTGTCAGGAGGGGCCGACTTCAGTTCAGGACCCTGCTCCGTGGAAGGCGTGAAAGATGGAATCCGCTCGGGCTTCCTGAACATTGACGAGTACATGCGCAGCTTCTCGGACCTGCGGCAGGGCCTGGACCGCAGCGGATCAACGGCCGTGTGCGTGTTGCTCAGCCCGACCCACCTCTACTTCATTAACTGCGGCGACTCGCGGGCCGTGCTGAGTCGAGACACCAAGGTGGGCTTCTCCACACAGGACCACAAGCCCTGCAACCCCCGCGAAAAGGAGCGCATCCAGAACGCTGGCGGCTCGGTCATGATCCAGAGGGTAAACGGCTCCCTGGCTGTGTCCCGGGCCCTGGGGGACTACGACTACAAATGTGTGGATGGTAAGGGCCCCACGGAGCAGCTGGTGAGCCCCGAGCCCGAGGTGTGCGTGTTGGAGCGGGCGGCCGAAGACGAGTTCGTGGTGCTGGCGTGCGATGGAATCTGGGATGTCATGTCCAATGAGGAGCTGTGTGAGTTTGTCCGCTCACGACTCCTCGTGTGTGACGACCTGGAGAAAGTCTGTAACTCAGTGGTGGACACCTGTCTGCATAAg GGGAGCAGGGACAACATGAGTGTGGTGCTGGTGTGTTTACCTGGAGCTCCCAAGGTCTCAGAGGAGGCtgtgaagaaagaagaggaattGGATAAATACCTGGAGACGCGTGTTGAGG agctgctgggaAACTGTGGGGAGGCTGGAGTCCCTGACCTGGTGTCTGTCCTGAGGAGCATTGCCACAGAGAACATCCCCAACCTTCCACCTGGAGGAGGCCTGGCCAGCAA acgGAGCGTGATCGAGGCCGTGTACAACAAGCTGAACCctcacagagaagaggaaggg GCCTGtgcagggggagaggaggaggagagtgaggagggaGGTGGCAGCGCGGCGGCTCATCTGCTGGAGGCTCTGCGGCAGTTCCGCCTGCACCACCGGGGGCAGTACCGCACGGTGCTGGAGGAGTCCCTGGCCGCCTACCACCTGCGGGGGGAGAGCGCTGCCAAGGGAGCAGGGGAGGGCAGGAGGACACACGATGATGACAGCTACGGCCAGGAGCAGCccgcctcccctccctctcccccctcgcCCCCGCCCTCACCCGCCACTGCAGAGCCGGAGGCCAGCCAAGATGCGCCCGCCCCTGAGTCCGATCCCTCCTCTGACTGA